The Mus caroli chromosome 9, CAROLI_EIJ_v1.1, whole genome shotgun sequence DNA window CCTTGGCTTCCAGACGGACCTCCGTGTGTACCTGCACTTGAGGCAGACCTGGATGGCTTTTAGTGAGTTGCAGCACCCCTTCCTCCCCCATGCTTGTATTATGGGAAACCTAGGAGGGATTGAAGTAGGACTCTGAAATGGGTGACTCTCAGCTTTTagagaaatcatttaattgtatgttattttatttatatcttaaatcaatttcatttcttattacttttaacttttaaaaattgtatactTCCTTGTTGAGAGGGGTGGTCTGTAACAAGGCCctcctgtgtggaggtcagacagaGGAAGCTCTCACTAATTCTCTGCTTCCACCGTGACTCTGGGGACTGGAAGTGAATTTACAGCCCTGATGGCTGCCCACCCTTCTCCACAGTGATCATTTTAAGCATCCTGGAAGTGGTCATCATCCTGTTACTTATCTTTCTGCGCAAAAGGATATTGATCGCCATcgccctcatcaaagaagccagCAGGTGGGGCCTGGAGAGCCAggggtgtgtgtgcctgggggCTCAGCCCGGCCGTCTGAGCTTgatgtctgtctctgttcctcccCAGGGCTGTGGGACATGTCATGTGCTCCCTGCTCTACCCACTGGTGACCTTCTTCCTCTTGTGTCTCTGCATTGCCTACTGGGCCAGCACTTCTGTGTATCTACCCCTCATGAGTCTGGGGTCCCCAAGGACAGGTGTCCCTAAAATGCCCTGCAGTTAGGGTGGGTCTACCCCCTTTGTTTTACAAACTTCTATAACCTTTATATTGGGTAAAGGGGTGGCAGTATTTAGAGGTCtaaagacaacttgcaggagttgtgTACTCCCTCTGTGAGTGGGTcattgggcttggtggcaagtacctttatcaGATAAGCTGGCCTCCTACCTCAGCTCTGAAGTCTCAGGACTCCAAGGGTGAGCCAGCACTCCTGAATTCCCCCACACCTTTGGGTCTCAGTTCCAGCTTTCAGTTTCCTTAATGAGCCTTCAGCTTCCTGTCCACCTCCAACACTGCCGTGTACAAGGTTGTTGATGACACAGCCTGCCCACTTCTGAGGAAAACCTGCAACCCAGAGGTAGGCGTCCCTGTGATGGAGGACAGGGCTGCCCTGGCCGCCGCCTCTTGAAGATGTTTACCTGATGTCACTCTTTTCCCTCTAACTCTTTCTtcattctggtgtgtgtgtgtgtgtgtgtgtgtgtgtgtcatgtgtgtacatatgtgtttgtcaAGGTCACTGCTTTATATTTCTCAACCTTATTCCTTtcagacagcatctctcactatTTAGTGAGCTAAGCTGGTATCTTAGCTCCCTATGGCACTGGGGCTACAGGCTAGCACATGGTCACACCCATGAATTTATGAGCAGGATGGAgacttgaactcaagtcctcatttTTAAGTCCCCTTACCtattgaaccatttctccaggcGTGCTAACACCTTTTTCCGGACTAAAGTaatggattgtttgttttgttttgggttttgtttgtttgtttgtttgtttgttggttttggtttttcaagacagggtttctctgtgtagccctggctgtcctggaactcactttgtagaccaggctggcctcgaactcagaaatctgcctgcctctgcctcccaagtgctgggattaaaggcatgcgccaccactgcccggcgtaaTGGATACTTTTGCTTCTAGGACCTGTCCTTGGTCTAGCCTCAGCTACTCTGAACTGACACTGTGGCTCCTTATCCCTCCCCCAGACCTTCCCCTTGCGGAATGAGAGCCTCCAGTGTCCCACTGCCCGCTGCCAGTTTGCCTTCTATGGTGGCGAATCGACCTACCACCGTGCCCTGCTGGGCCTGCAGATCTTCAATGCATTCATGTTCTTCTGGCTAGCCAACTTTGTGCTGGCCCTAGGCCAGGTAACACTGGCCGGAGCCTTTGCCTCCTATTACTGGGCTATGCGGAAGCCTGATGATATGCCtgccttccccctcttctctgctTTTGGCCGAGCACTCAGGTAAATAGGAGTgttggggtgggaaggggagggatgCAGGGACCTCTTCTGGCCGGGCCACTGATCCGAGATTTTGATTCTAGGTACCACACGGGCTCCTTGGCTTTTGGCTCCCTTATTTTAGCCATCGTGCAGATCATCCGAGTGATGCTGGAATACCTGGACCAGCGCCTAAAAGGTGCCACCCTTCCTGTAGCTTCAGCCAGGGCCTGGACTTAGCCCCTGATTGGGTGTTGCTTGAGGGGTGGGGCCGGAGCTATGCCTCTCCTGGGTTTCCCTTTGTGAAGGGGTGGGACTGAGGGGCAGAGGAGCAGGTGGAAGAGCCAActgaaggcaggcatggtggcacaggcctttaatcccagtattccaGAGTCAGGCAGACCTTTTGtgagagttagaggccagcctggcctatagagcgagttctagaacagccagagcaaCGAAGCGAGCCCCTGAGAAGAGTGAACTGAGTTGCTCAGAGTTCTGGGTGTCTAGGGGCGGGCGGGTCGGATCCAGGAAGGGCATCTCTGACTAACAAAGCTGTCTTGTTTTGAGGCAGCTTTTTACTGagtagtcctagctggcctgaaactctgatatgagatccacctgcctctgtttctgagtGCTTGGATTGAAGGTATACATCActgctcctgttttgttttaaaaggctgGCATCCAAACTCACTAAACAGCCAAGGATGACCGTAATTCCTGATCCTGGGCAATTCCTTTGCTGGATTGATTAATTTACTTACGCTGAGGCAGACTCACTAAGTGGTTGAGGCTGGCCTAGTAGTAGTTCAGGCAAGCCTCAGACTTTGCAATCCTTAGCTGTCTTGCTGGAGCTTGGGGGTCTCATTCAAACGAAACTCATCTCATGGCATCCTTTCATCCCTTCCGTTCTCTTTCAGCTGCACAGAACAAGTTTGCCAAGTTCCTCATGGTTTGTCTCAAGTGCTGCTTCTGGTGCCTAGAGAAGTTTATCAAATTCCTGAATAGGAATGCCTACATCATGGTGAACAGCAGGGCTGTATTGCTGCCCTGGGTGGGAGGATTCCCCATCTCCATCCCATGGGCCTCATACCTTCTTCTGTTCACTCCAGATTGCTATCTATGGCACCAACTTCTGTACCTCAGCCAGGAACGCCTTCTTCCTGCTTATGAGAAATATCATCAGGTTAGCGGGACACACCTCCACCCCTCAGCCTCCCTGTCCTATCTCACCTTTCCCAGCCCCCCTCTTGCCCTAGCCCCCTTTCTGAACCAGTCTTCCACTTACtgtgcctcccctcccacctccaccctctcCCAGGCTCTGAACCCACGCTCACACCGCTCCCTTCACTCTCCCCTACAGGGTGGCCGTCCTGGACAAAGTTACAGACTTCCTCTTCCTGTTGGGCAAACTTCTGATTGTGGGTAGTGTGGGTGAGTGGTGCCACCGGGGCTGTCTACACTGGCGTCTGGGAGCCTGTCGGGAGTGACCTGTAAGCTGGTGTCAGGCTCGCGTAATCTTCTATGGAGTCCTTCCTTGAGGACTCAGCCTTGTCCCTTCATCCCAACACAGGCATCctggccttcttcttcttcacccaTCGGATCAGAATTGTGCAAGATACAGCCCCACCTCTCAATTATTACTGGGTTCCGATCCTGGTGAGCACCTTTGGGGACAGACCAGGGTAGAAGCAGGGGGTTGAAGATAGGGGTCGGGAATTGCTCAGATTTCTTTGGCGACGGTTGGGCGGTGGCACAGTCATTGGTTATTTGTTctctaaatatttactgaataccTGCTGAAGGCACAGGGATGGAGGGACTTTTCCTTAGGAACTAGAGTTACTGccctttacatttgtttattgtgtttgtgCTGGATAGATGCACTTGTGGAAAGTCAAAGACACTTAGACACTTGTAGGAAGTGGttctcttctccttccatgtTTTAGGGGTTGGATTCAGGTCATCTGGCTTGGTGGTAAGTGTCTTcatccaccaagccatcttgccagccctaataataattacatatacacatatataatatatattacatataattaataatatatattattaataatagatCTTATTATCACTCTTACTATTATTGttgaaaaatgttattttgttatttaggtttcttttccattttgtttcgtttgttttttgagacaaggtttctctgtgtagccctgcctgaccTGGAGCtggctctgttgaccaggctggcctccagttcccagagatccacctccccttgcctcccaattgctgggattacaggagtgggCCACCACAGCcctgttcttttcttgttttttgagacagggtttgtctccATAACTCTGGCTGACTTGGAGCtcgccatgtagaccaggctggcctcaaactcagtggctttgttttttatttcgaAACAAAAGTCTCTCCATGTAGCCTTGACTGACTTGAAACTCAttacgtagaccaggctagactcagactcagacatctgcctaccccagcctcttaagtgctgaaattaaaggtgtgtgcctttaattatCTCTATttattagcttttattttatgtgtattggtgttttacctgcatgtgtgtctgtgtaccacatgcatgcatgatgcCCGTGgtggccaaaagagggcatcaaattctcTGGACCTGGGATGTGGgattaccaatggttgtgagctgccattcgGGCCCTGAGAATTGACCCCAGGTTCTCTGGAATTGCAGCCAGTACGCTTGTCTGCTAAGCCAACTCTCCAAAACTCCCCTCTTTGCCTTTTTTCCTTGACTGACACCCAGGCCGACATAGAACTTTTGATCTTTCTGCCTACCAAGCCCTGGGATTGTGCCACATTGTGTCACCGCAGAAAAGGCCTTGCAGGTTAGATGCGTTGGACATTATCCAATGATGATgctgatggcacacacctgccaTCTCAACACTAGGAagaacaggcaaaagaatcagaaatagAACAGTAAATTCAGGGCCAGCTCTAGCTACAGAAttctctatctcaaaaaaaaaaaaaaaaaaaaaaaggcaggcagtggtggctcatgcctttaatcccagcatttgggaaaccAAGGTAAGCAGATCACTGAGTttgacaaagcaagttccaggacagacagagaaaccctgtctcgaaaaatcttaagaaaaagaaagtatggaATGTCTAGGCAAAGGGGAATAGCAGAGAGCCTGAGGTCTGGACTCTATTTCCTGGCAGTGTCTCCTGCTGGATCCAGGGCTCCCTGGTTTTGGCTAGTCCAGGTGGCCAGCTTGCCCTGGTGCTGCTATCATcagtctcaagtgctgggattacagggggcCGCCTCACTCACCTGATGCTTGCATGGGTTTGGAGAGTCTGTCTCAGGTCCCCAGGTTTGCACAGCAAATGCTTATCCACTGACCATCTCTCGTGTGCCCCAGGCAGTCCTGGCACCTGCTGTACAGCCccggctggcctcagattcaggctggccttgcacttgAGCTGCcaaagtactgagattataggcacacaccatGTGGCCCTGTGGAATGTGGGATCCAATTCCATAATGCCCCAGAATGCTCAGAAAACTgcagctgggggctggagagatggctcagcagttaagagtactgattgctcttccagaggtcctgagttcaaatcccagcaaccacatggtggctcacaaccagctgtaatgagatctgacaccctcttctggtgtgtctgaagacagctacaatgtactcatatataaaataaataaatctttaattaaaaaaacaaaactgcagctGGGTAAAACCTCAAGGGAACGTCTATAGTGCTAGGAGCATCTGTAGCATGAGTGGTCTAGAATCAGACACTACTGCCAGGGGCATGACCTGAAGACTTGCTGTTAGCGGTGAAAGTAAAAGCTAGGTGAGCTAGAAACTCAACAGCATATGCCAAGGCCCTGGGGTTGGAAAAAGCAAGGAGCATTGTGGAGCTGATTGGGTTCTCCTAAGGTGAAATGTGGAAGGCCAGACCTGGTGGCTTAGGCCTGTCATtctagcacttagaaggtagaggcaggaggataaggtGGTCAGTTTCATCTTGGCTACTTGTTTGAGGCCAGACGGAAAAATgtgtgagactatctcaaaaaaaaaaaatctaatctaaTCGGACTGGGTGTAGTGACTCATGCTAAGGTGAGGAAGACCCTAAGTTCCTGCCACAGTACATACAGCACGGTGGTGCACATGGAGACCTCCAGTACTGGGCAGATCCCCAGAGACACTGCCAAACTTTCTAGCCAATCACGCAGTTTATCTCCTAAAACTAAGGCGAGGGTCCAGCAAGGAGGCTCAGAAACTCACCAAGCCTGGAGACATGAGTGCCGTCCTCTGGACCCTCATGGTGGGTGGAGAGAGTCACCTACTGCAGTTCTCTTCTGACTCCATAGCATACTGTGGGGTGTGTATGTTACCATGAAATGTAATATAgatattaaaacaaacatttaaactaaggtggagagagaTGATATCCGATACTGacctggccttcacacacaccaACAGCCAAGTGGACTGAGCTGTGCACTGACCCATAACCACAGCCCACTGAAGGCTAAGGCTAGAGAAGGAGCCATGCAGTACAGTAAGAGGGTGATGTTCTTACTACAGACTCAtgtcagttcccagcaactgcaCTAgactctgtaattccagttccaggtgatctgggTACCTGTACACGTACATATAATCAAAAGTAAACATGACGGAAACAGGAAAAGATTTACTCATGGCCATATTgacatgataaataaaataaatgatttttttttttttttttttttgagattggatctcactatgtagccctggctggtttggaactctatgtagaccaggctggtcttgagcatTCTGTTtccaggtgttgggattaaaggcgtgaaccatgcttttagggctggagaaatggttcagcagttaagagcactgttattcttgcagaggacctgggttcagttcccagcacccatatagagCCCCACAGCCCTTCtcagctccagccccagggggTCGGCAACTTCTGATGTTCATGGttatcaggcacacacatgctaccCATATAAACATGCtcacaacacactcacacagatctTTTGTAAAAGGTAAAAAGATGTTctaaagatgaggcaggaggattgccatgagttctaTAATGGCAGACAGCCTCTTGGCTCATGAGAGGGAGAGGTTTCTTAGCCTAGGGAGGACAGTGATGGGACGGGGTTGCTCTTCACCTGAGCCAGGCTGGAACAAGATGTTTTCTCCGGAACAGACAGTGATCATCGGCTCCTACTTGATCGCGCACGGCTTCTTCAGCGTCTATGGCATGTGCGTGGACACGCTGTTCCTCTGTTTCTGTGAGTGACCCCTTTATCTCAGCCCATCAGGGACCCTGACTTCCTTCTCCCCAGAGGACAGGAAATGCCTCCCTCCAATGAAAGCACAAAGCCACCCTTACCCCAGAGTTCCCCAGGGCTGGAGGTGTCCCTTCCAGGCCCATGCATGCCTTTCTGGCTTCCTCACCGCGCTTCAAGCTAACTGTTCCCCACCCCCCTGCCACCAAGATGTAGCTGGAACACTCTGTCCCCTGGGTCTGTGGCTTTGAAATTTCTGGCTTTGTTGGGGACTAGCACAGGGTCCATGGCTGCCACTAACTCTGGTCTCCACGtgtcttttttctccctcctccccttctcccccatgCCTGCtggcttcttttccattttttcttctgcctcccttttccaaCCCCCTCCTTTCCTGACCACCCCACTTTCCACCCCCTGCTGGTTCCTGGGGGGCCCAGGTGAGGACCTTGAGAGGAATGACGGCTCTCAGGAGCGACCCTACTTCATGTCGCCTGAGCTGAGAGGCATCCTATTGAAGGGGAATCCGCAGGAGGGCAagcaggaggaagtggaggaggagtaGACAGTGAGGGAGCCGGGCAAGCTGGCCAGGGGGCCTCTGGAGACCGGGTTTGTGCGTGTGACTGCGGCGCTTCTTTGACTGGGAACACGTGGGGCTCCTGCAGTCATTCCTTACCCCTTTTTCCAAAACCAGGCAGTCATCCTCTCCCTGAGCCCTAAGCCCATCCTCTCACTGGAGCATTTAGGCAGGGGCTCAGCCACGGAGCCCCTCCCTCAGGCCCTCCCTGGAGGATTCTGAGTGCTCTACCACGGAACTATGCCCCTAGCCTTgttgattttgtattttgagacattgtctctctctctctcagttgcccaggctggcctgggacttaaGGTAGTGAAAGCAGCCCTTGAGCCTGGCTTGTTTCAGCTTCTTAAATACCTTGGGTAGCAGGCCTTTGCTGCCACGCCCTGTTCTCCTGTGTGTTGCTTTCTAACCCTGAGGCTTTTCTatgaccctccctcccttccctgctcccaccccaacccccacacctGCCTGTTGACTCCCTCTCATGTTACCTGCTTTGGGGCTCTGTCCACAGTGGAGGATCTGGAGAGAAATGACGGTTCAGCCGAGAGGCCTTACTTCATGTCTTCCACTCTCAAGAAACTCTTGAATAAAACCAACAAGAAAGTAGCAGAATCCTAAAGACATCTGCCTCCCAGACCTCTCAGGACGCCGGGATCGGTGCTTGCTGTGCAGCTGGGTCAGAGTCCCCAGCTCATCAGACTTGCCTAACACATCACTGCCTCTCTGCACCCTCCCCAAGTTCCCATTTCCAGGAGCCTAGAGGACTGGGGCATCTTTCCTACGCCAAAGGGCACTTGGGAGTTTTCAGTGCAGCCCCGGAAGATGGGACAGAATGgatctctccagctcttacagGCGCAGACGGTGCCAATATGGTGAAGTAACTTGTTGTCGGGGATGGGAGATGGCCCTAGGATGTCTGCAGCAAGCTTCTCTGTATTTCAGTAACCCTTCTGGCCAAGAGGGAAAAGACTGGATGAGAGTGGGCAAGTCAGCTCAACGAACACTAGCGCCAAGCTCCCCAGTGGGGACAGAATTggatctccatggctgatgtacTTAAGGGCCAGCAAATACACGTCTCACTCTTAGTCCTTTGTAGCCTAGACAGACAGTAAGGGGTCTACCTGCTTCTCTTCCATCAGGCTCCAGAACTGGATGGAGCCACCAAGAGTGCCTTCATATGTAACCCCACCTCCAGCCTGAGCTGGCTGTGGTCACAGGAAGAAATGTGTACCCAGAACTGGAGGAGTCTTCTGGATAAACAGACAGCATCTGGGAGGAGGGCCCTGTGTGAGGAACGATTGAGTGGTGGTGGTTGGGAGTAGTTGTGGAAAACAGGCCTCTGTACTTAGACCCTACAGAGTTGCTTTGACTGATGGCTTCTAAATGGAAAACTTGAGGttggaaaatgaatgaaaatagggcctgtctccccagcccttttTCTGCCAGTAATGCACACTGCTCTCTTTGTAAGAGATGAGAAACTTAAGTTCACCCAAGGGATGGTTTCAGGGACTGAGGTGTGGGTGTGTTCTATATTCCAAATGAACTAGGCCTATCTGGTTTCTTTCACTTGAAACTAGAGAATCTGTTTGCCAAACTTCTTGATCTTGGGAGCCAGTAGACTGGTTCTTCACTTTACCTACCATATGCTTAGACCCGCCTCTCACCCCTACTTTGGCCATCCGTAAGATAGCAGGATCTTGGAGACACGGCCCCCAGCCTGGGGTCCCAAGGTTTCCTGTGCCTGCCTTGTGtgccatcccaccccaccctcttgTATGCCCAGCCCTGTGCTTATGTAATTGCATTCCGGCCAGTTAATAAAGTGCCTCTTGTACAGAGACTGACCTGGTGTGCTTAATAGGAGTGTGGGATGCTgctggaagggaaggaggaagagagccaGCCTGGAGCTTACCTCCCAAGCGTGCTCGGCAGCTTCTGTTGGGTCTGTCCCGTAGGACCCTGGTGAACAGAAGCTTCAGACTAGGAACTGATTCCTAGAATCCAGAAACAGCCACTTGCCTCTCCTCCCGCTCAGTAACTGCCCTGGACACGGACCCTGCACCAGCACCCGAGCCTGAGGTCTCACAGTCAAGGATAGCTAGTATTACTTTAGTATATTCTGTAAtttctgggtgtgtgtgggtgagtgtgccCCACATAGATGCAGCTCCACGGAGGCATTGGagctgctgcagctggacttaGGGTGTTGTGAGCCCCCCTTTCAGGGCTGAAGTCAATtggttcctctgcaagatcagGATACAgttattgtttacattttttatgcttttggacattttgtctgcatgtgcatttgtgcacAATGCCCGTGCCTCTTTGGTATCAGAGACCAGGAGAGGACTTAGGGTGCTCCGGACCTAAGACAGTTGTGAGCACCCCCCCCCAATtcgtttttctgttgtttttgcttctttttaaagctGCAAGTGGAGAAAGAAGGCTCAGCTATGAAGAGGACCATTCTGAATGGCACTTACATATTCAAAATAGCAAATGATGATgatactataataataataatagccgagcagtggtggctcatgtctttaatcccagcactctggaggcagaggcaggtggatttctgaattcaaggccagcctggtctacaaagtgagttccaggacagccagggctatacagagaaaccctgtctcgggaaaaaaataataataataatacagaggctggagagagggctcagcggttCTATGTGTATTCTGCTCCACAGAGGACCAGATTGGTTCCCAGGTTCTTCATCAGCCAaatcacaacctcctgtaacttcagctccaggggaactGACACATTGGTCGTCTTGGACACCCACATgcaaatacagacacaaacacaagtacttttaaggttttttttcaagacagggtttctctgtgtaacagccctccctatcctggaaatcactctatagaccaggcagaccttgaactcgcagaaatctacctgcctgtctcctgagttctgggattaatggaatgcaccaccacagcctggctcaaaattattttaaaaatatttttagccgggcatggtggtgcacacctttaatcccagcactcgtgaggcagaggcaggcagatttctgagtttgaggccagcctggtctacaaagtgagttccaggacagccagagctacacagagaaaccctgtctggagaaaaccaaaaaaaaaaaaaaaaagtcccagcaaccacatggtcagATCtcaaggagatctgactccctcttctggtacatctgaagacagctgcagtgcacttacatataataaataaataaatcattaaaaaaatttttttaattaaaaaataattaagctgggcgtggtgctgcatgcttttaatctcagcactcgggaggcagaggcaggaggatttctgagttcgaggccagcctgggctacaaggtgagttccaggacagccaggactatacatagaaaccctgtcttgagaaaacaaaaaccaaacaaaaaaaaaacctaagctgGATGTGACGGtgaaggcctttaatcccagcactccagaggcagaggcaaggcagagctctgtgagttcaagcccagcctgttctacagagtgatttccaggacagctagggttggTTATattgagaaatcctgtctcaaaatacaagcaacaaacaaacagatccagagctggagagacagctcagaggttaaaagcactgtctgctcttgcagaggacccaggttcaatttccagcacccacataacagctcacaaccctctgtaactccagtcccaggggatctgacaccttcatacacatacatgtcaacaaaacaccaatgttcatataatttaaaaagttattaagaaatgttttttttatttgtacagGTATTCTGTCTACATATGGTCTGTGTACCAACTGCATATTTattgcttgcagaggccagaggagggcattgtacccctggaactggacttacagatagctgtgagccaccatgtggttgctgggaattgaactcgggacctctggaagaacagccagttctctaAACCaataaaccatctctctagtaatttacatttattcttttagtgtgtgtgtgtgtattcaggtaaaaaaaaaaatacatgtgtgtgggtgtgtgtctcctacggtcctaagaagaaaactgaggtcgccaggtttggtggcaaatgcctttagcTGCTAAGAAGCCAGCTTTGTTTCTGAGTGGCTCTTTGGGTCAGTCTGGTTGTCATACTGAAGGCGTACTACTGCCACCTGTTGCCTTCTTTTGTTACTGCATGTAGCCAACTATTGCTCCTGGAAAATCTCGGATCTATCAAAGGCCCCATAACCCCATCTGTCTCTGTGGCTCTCCTTCTTAGTAGAAAGTATTGTATTGAACAGGATTGGCACACACCAGGCAAGTGTCTTCCTACTCAGTCACATCTCcattttttgaggcagtgtctcatgtagcccagaatgTCTTCTGACTCCATCTTTAGCTGACGATAACCTTGAACTCTCCTGTCTGCATCTCTCCAGCAGTGGGATAACAGGCCTGTGATACTACATTGAGCTTATATGATGATGTTGGAGATAAAACCAGGACTTtggaggctaaagagatggctcagcttccagaagtcctgagttcaattcccagcaaccacatggtggctcacaaccatctataatgggatatgattccctcttttggtgtgcataaagacagagcactcatatatataaaataaataaatctttaaaacaaaaaataaaaaacaccagggctttgtgtatgctgggcaagcactctaccaactgagccagccctccttccctccttttcaaatatatctttaattttaactttatttttacactttacattttatatttatgattatGTATGTGTCTGCGTATATGTGTGAGGGAAGAGGCTGTAAGAGGATGGTGTCAGATGCCcaggagctgtagttacaggtgattgggagctgccatgtagatACTAGGAAATAAACACAAGGCCTCTGCAGAAGAATAGTCTCATAAGCACTGAGCCGTCCTCCAGGTCACCCTccccacttttaaaaataaatcggagacagggtctctctatataaaccaagctagcctcaaactcagagagactcacctgcgtctgcctcctgagtcctggaattaaagatgtataccaaTACTTCCAGCCCTTTAAGTATTTTTTTAGATAGTGTATACCGGTGTAGCTCAAGATGACCTGCAATTTCCTaagtagcccaagttggcctcaaacttatcaTCTTGGTTCAGGCTCCCTAGTAGATGGTATCTCAGGCACACTCTGTCACTCTTGGCTTTAGTCTTGGGAGGAAAGCTCTAGGACTCATCTAGTTGCCTGAGGAACATGATGGCTTTGAAGAAAGAATGCTagaatgt harbors:
- the Slc44a2 gene encoding choline transporter-like protein 2 isoform X3, with product MGKDSQNYYGKHGTPQKYDPTFKGPIYNRGCTDVICCVLLFLAIVGYVAVGIIAWTHGDPRKVIYPTDSRGEFCGQKGTKNADKPFLFYFNIVKCANPLVLLEFHCPTPQICVKQCPDRYLTLLSARNTRDFDYYKQFCVPGFQNNKGVAEILRDGECPAVIIPSKPLAQRCFPAIHANKGVLMVGNETTYEDGHGARKNITDLVEGAKKANKVLEARQLAMQIFEDYTVSWYWIIIGLVIAMVLSLLFIVLLRFLAGIMVWVMIVMVILVLGYGIFHCYMEYSRLRGEAGSDVSLVDLGFQTDLRVYLHLRQTWMAFMIILSILEVVIILLLIFLRKRILIAIALIKEASRAVGHVMCSLLYPLVTFFLLCLCIAYWASTSVFLSTSNTAVYKVVDDTACPLLRKTCNPETFPLRNESLQCPTARCQFAFYGGESTYHRALLGLQIFNAFMFFWLANFVLALGQVTLAGAFASYYWAMRKPDDMPAFPLFSAFGRALRYHTGSLAFGSLILAIVQIIRVMLEYLDQRLKAAQNKFAKFLMVCLKCCFWCLEKFIKFLNRNAYIMIAIYGTNFCTSARNAFFLLMRNIIRVAVLDKVTDFLFLLGKLLIVGSVGILAFFFFTHRIRIVQDTAPPLNYYWVPILTVIIGSYLIAHGFFSVYGMCVDTLFLCFLEDLERNDGSAERPYFMSSTLKKLLNKTNKKVAES
- the Slc44a2 gene encoding choline transporter-like protein 2 isoform X2, whose translation is MEDDRKDAVYGTPQKYDPTFKGPIYNRGCTDVICCVLLFLAIVGYVAVGIIAWTHGDPRKVIYPTDSRGEFCGQKGTKNADKPFLFYFNIVKCANPLVLLEFHCPTPQICVKQCPDRYLTLLSARNTRDFDYYKQFCVPGFQNNKGVAEILRDGECPAVIIPSKPLAQRCFPAIHANKGVLMVGNETTYEDGHGARKNITDLVEGAKKANKVLEARQLAMQIFEDYTVSWYWIIIGLVIAMVLSLLFIVLLRFLAGIMVWVMIVMVILVLGYGIFHCYMEYSRLRGEAGSDVSLVDLGFQTDLRVYLHLRQTWMAFMIILSILEVVIILLLIFLRKRILIAIALIKEASRAVGHVMCSLLYPLVTFFLLCLCIAYWASTSVFLSTSNTAVYKVVDDTACPLLRKTCNPETFPLRNESLQCPTARCQFAFYGGESTYHRALLGLQIFNAFMFFWLANFVLALGQVTLAGAFASYYWAMRKPDDMPAFPLFSAFGRALRYHTGSLAFGSLILAIVQIIRVMLEYLDQRLKAAQNKFAKFLMVCLKCCFWCLEKFIKFLNRNAYIMIAIYGTNFCTSARNAFFLLMRNIIRVAVLDKVTDFLFLLGKLLIVGSVGILAFFFFTHRIRIVQDTAPPLNYYWVPILTVIIGSYLIAHGFFSVYGMCVDTLFLCFCEDLERNDGSQERPYFMSPELRGILLKGNPQEGKQEEVEEE
- the Slc44a2 gene encoding choline transporter-like protein 2 isoform X4, producing the protein MEDDRKDAVYGTPQKYDPTFKGPIYNRGCTDVICCVLLFLAIVGYVAVGIIAWTHGDPRKVIYPTDSRGEFCGQKGTKNADKPFLFYFNIVKCANPLVLLEFHCPTPQICVKQCPDRYLTLLSARNTRDFDYYKQFCVPGFQNNKGVAEILRDGECPAVIIPSKPLAQRCFPAIHANKGVLMVGNETTYEDGHGARKNITDLVEGAKKANKVLEARQLAMQIFEDYTVSWYWIIIGLVIAMVLSLLFIVLLRFLAGIMVWVMIVMVILVLGYGIFHCYMEYSRLRGEAGSDVSLVDLGFQTDLRVYLHLRQTWMAFMIILSILEVVIILLLIFLRKRILIAIALIKEASRAVGHVMCSLLYPLVTFFLLCLCIAYWASTSVFLSTSNTAVYKVVDDTACPLLRKTCNPETFPLRNESLQCPTARCQFAFYGGESTYHRALLGLQIFNAFMFFWLANFVLALGQVTLAGAFASYYWAMRKPDDMPAFPLFSAFGRALRYHTGSLAFGSLILAIVQIIRVMLEYLDQRLKAAQNKFAKFLMVCLKCCFWCLEKFIKFLNRNAYIMIAIYGTNFCTSARNAFFLLMRNIIRVAVLDKVTDFLFLLGKLLIVGSVGILAFFFFTHRIRIVQDTAPPLNYYWVPILTVIIGSYLIAHGFFSVYGMCVDTLFLCFLEDLERNDGSAERPYFMSSTLKKLLNKTNKKVAES